In Phocoena sinus isolate mPhoSin1 chromosome X, mPhoSin1.pri, whole genome shotgun sequence, a genomic segment contains:
- the RTL4 gene encoding retrotransposon Gag-like protein 4, whose translation MAAASSMQRSPRTQIHKFSISPLHLACDVLIMSMATKCDLRHRLESQKKWINYHHSNRILTALQAMIGALRVKSNQRYSRELHRITTYQSALLKQYENFVLELQQSFGEPTKQEMNPLMNAKVDKRDNFSQKDATTFQLLAQNLRYNETNQRDHFQEELADSIQAEVSGTDLTDNLPDLITQCIQLDKKRSDRPELLQPEAQIPVLASLIRHQALSNPTGPPPKEDPIQLRGSQLPLTPAKRARQQETQSCLYCSQAGHFTRDCLAKRSRAPARINNPAHQ comes from the exons GTTCTCAATCTCACCTCTTCATCTTGCCTGTGATGTCTTAATCATGTCCATGGCAACCAAATGTGACCTCAGACACAGACTAGAAAGCCAGAAAAAATGGATTAACTACCACCACAGCAATCGGATCCTCACAGCACTGCAGGCTATGATTGGAGCACTGAGGGTCAAGTCCAACCA AAGATACAGTAGAGAATTACACAGAATCACCACCTACCAGAGTGCTCTGTTGAAGCAATATGAGAACTTTGTTCTTGAGTTACAGCAGTCATTTGGTGAGCCCACAAAACAGGAAATGAACCCCTTGATGAATGCTAAGGTTGACAAAAGGGACAACTTCTCTCAGAAGGATGCCACTACTTTCCAGCTCCTTGCTCAAAATCTGAGATATAATGAAACCAATCAGAGGGATCACTTCCAAGAGGAACTAGCTGACTCCATTCAGGCTGAAGTAAGTGGCACAGATCTGACGGACAATCTCCCAGACCTTATCACTCAGTGTATTCAGTTGGATAAGAAACGTAGTGACAGGCCAGAGCTCCTGCAGCCAGAGGCCCAGATCCCAGTGTTGGCTTCCCTGATCCGCCACCAAGCCCTCTCCAACCCCACAGGCCCACCACCCAAGGAAGACCCTATACAGCTTCGAGGAAGCCAGCTGCCTCTCACGCCAGCCAAACGAGCCCGCCAGCAAGAAACTCAGTCATGCCTCTACTGCAGCCAGGCTGGTCACTTCACAAGAGATTGCCTTGCCAAACGTTCTCGAGCCCCAGCAAGGATAAATAACCCGGCTCACCAGTAA